The genomic region GGCCGGCGGCGGCAAGCGCATCGAGAAGATTTTCGTCACGGGACCGGGTGCAAGCCCCGTCACCCCCTGCGGTGGCTGCCGCCAGCGTATCCGCGAATTCGCCTCGGCCGAGACCCCGATCATCTGTCTCGGTGTCGAGGGCGAGCCGCTTCATACGACACTGGGCGAATTGCTGCCCCATTCTTTCGGCCCTGAATTTTTGGGCCGCTAAACAGGCGTACGCACATGGCCGAGGCAATTAAAACCATCCGCAACCTTGCGGGCAACGAGACCGTGGACGCAGCGCTGATCCTGGGCTCGGGCCTGTCGGAAATCGGCGATCTGCTCGCCGACAAGGTCACGATCCCTTTTGCCGAGCTCGAGGGGTTTCCCCAGGGCGGCGTATCGGGACACGGCAAGGAGCTGCTGGTGGGCACCATGGCCGGCAAGCGGTTGGCGATCCTCACCGGCCGGCAGCACTATTACGAGCACGGCGACGCCGCGGCCATGCGTCCGGCACTCGAGACCCTGGGCGAACTCGGCGTCAAAACCCTGCTGCTGACCAATTCCGCCGGCTCGCTCGACAATGACGTTGTGCCCGGCAACCTGATGCTGCTTGCCGATCACATCAATTACGCCGGCGCCAATCCGCTGATCGGCGAGCCGACCGACGCCCGGTTCGTCAACATGGTCGATGCCTACGACCCCGAGCTGCGCGCCGCCACCCATGCGGTGGCCGCCCGCCTCGAAATCGCCCTCAAGGAAGGCGTCTATATGTGGTATTCTGGGCCGAGCTTCGAAACGCCGGCTGAAATCCGCATGGCTGTGACGCTGGGCGCCAACGCAGTGGGCATGTCCACAGTGCCCGAGGTGATCCTGGGGCGGTTTTTCGGGATGCGGGTTTGGGCCTGCTCCTCGATCACCAATATGGGGGCGGGAATGGCACGAGAGACCATCTCGCACACCCAAACCAAGGAAGTTGCCAAACTGGGGGCCGAAAAACTCAAGCGCCTGATCCCGGCGCTGATGGAGGAGATATGAGTCTCAAGGTCGTCGGCAATCAGGCGCCGGGCATCAGCCACAAGCGCAATCCCGGCTTCCCGCTCGATCTCGACTGGGTGGGGCGGGTGCGGATGAACCGCTCGGCGCTCGAACGCCGTGCCTCGACCATCGGTGCCCGCCGCACGGTCAAGAAGGAATATCAGCTCGCCTGGCTTTTGAAGGCCGTGTCGCTGATGGATCTGACCACGCTCAATTCCGACGACACGCCCGGTCGCGTCGAACGGCTCTGCGCCAAGGCGCGCAACCCGATCCGCGCCGATCTCGTCGAGGCCATGGGCGTCAAGCATCTGGGCATCACGCCTGCGGCGGTTTGCGTCTACCACAATTTCGTCGCGACAGCGGTGAAGGCGCTGGAGGGGACCAATATCCCCGTGGCTGCCGTCTCGACAGCCTTCCCGCATGGTTTGACGCCGCTCAAAATCCGTCTCGCCGAGATCGAGGCTTCGGTCGAGGACGGGGCCAGGGAAATCGACATCGTCATCGAGCGCGGCATGGTGCTGGAAGGCGA from Pelagibacterium sp. 26DY04 harbors:
- a CDS encoding purine-nucleoside phosphorylase; translated protein: MAEAIKTIRNLAGNETVDAALILGSGLSEIGDLLADKVTIPFAELEGFPQGGVSGHGKELLVGTMAGKRLAILTGRQHYYEHGDAAAMRPALETLGELGVKTLLLTNSAGSLDNDVVPGNLMLLADHINYAGANPLIGEPTDARFVNMVDAYDPELRAATHAVAARLEIALKEGVYMWYSGPSFETPAEIRMAVTLGANAVGMSTVPEVILGRFFGMRVWACSSITNMGAGMARETISHTQTKEVAKLGAEKLKRLIPALMEEI
- the deoC gene encoding deoxyribose-phosphate aldolase, with amino-acid sequence MSLKVVGNQAPGISHKRNPGFPLDLDWVGRVRMNRSALERRASTIGARRTVKKEYQLAWLLKAVSLMDLTTLNSDDTPGRVERLCAKARNPIRADLVEAMGVKHLGITPAAVCVYHNFVATAVKALEGTNIPVAAVSTAFPHGLTPLKIRLAEIEASVEDGAREIDIVIERGMVLEGDWQGLYDQVKAMRAACGDAHIKTILGTGELATLTNIAKASLVCMLAGADFIKTSTGKEKTNATLPTSLAMIRMIRWFFEETGIEIGYKPAGGIAKAKDALTYLALMKEELGAHWLQPHLFRFGASSLLTDIERQIEHGVTGHYAADYRFAMA
- a CDS encoding cytidine deaminase produces the protein MVQLSSDDQTLFDAAEAVRAKAYAPYSGFSVGAAILADDGKIYAGCNVENAAYPVGNCAEPSAIAAMLAGGGKRIEKIFVTGPGASPVTPCGGCRQRIREFASAETPIICLGVEGEPLHTTLGELLPHSFGPEFLGR